Genomic window (Oryza sativa Japonica Group chromosome 3, ASM3414082v1):
TCTGGAGAAGTTCATCGTCATTGCCAACAATCAACTCCCTCACTCCCCCGTCTTTGTCTTGCAGACCACCAGGCCTACATGGAAGTGATGGAAGATACACACAACATATTATATTTTTCACATATACGAATTGGCTTAGTATCATTGACAATGAAGTAGCAAATCAGGCCTATTGTGGTGGAAAATCAAACATTTCCTAAGTTTCAAGAACAAAGCGAATTAAGCCAACCGGACCAATTAGTCAGGCTATTACGTATGGCTTCTTGTCTTATGCAGGTGGTACCTTATTATTGTATAAGGGACTCCACTGTCTGCCAAATACTGTTCTGACTTGCGCTTCCAAACCTATAACAAATAAATAAGGCCATATCAAGGAATATCCAATAAGGTGATATCAGCAATGTGGAAAGTTCATTTGTAAGATAATATCATACAGTTTGGCACTCGTATTTTTGGTTTTCCCTTGCTAACCATTTAAGGTGGCCAGATCATTTTCTACCAATCTACCACTCTATTTGCCGGGATGACCGAAGGAGGTCATCCAAATGTTATTAAGATAGAGGGAAACAATCTACCAGTTCTATTGAAAGCTTGAACCAAAAAGTTTGCTGTATGACTTATTATAGAAAAAGAACTAGCAAACTCCATCAGCTTACCAGTATATTGCCATTGCCTAGGCTGTTCAGTGGATGGTTAGGATTTGTTCCTCCCATGGATCCCACAAGCACGATATGCTTCACTCCAGCAGCTTTGGCTGTTAAAACAAGCAATGTTCACTTAACAAACATTTACAAACTGATACATgaatgatgaagaagaataaGCAACAACCTTACCAGTGTCAATCTGATTCTTTTGGCCAATCCAATCCACCTAACAGACCACAGCAAGTATTAGCATGAGCTCAGAAGTTTACAATCACATTCTATATATTAACTAGAGGGGTTTCAATCAGCCAACCTGCTCAGGATACATTCCATCTTCATAGTAAAACTCAGGCCTCCCACCTTTGCTAGGGTCAAAACCAGGTTTCATCTTTGGCACAGCACTCGTGAGGATTATGAGCGCATCGACACCTTGAACAGCAGGCACAAGATGATCTCTGTCCCTTATGTCGGCAATGTAAACATCATTGCCTCCACCAATCTTTTGTTTGCTTTCCTCTGTTCTCACTAAACCTCTCACAACAAACTGGTCAGACCTTTCCTTGAGCTTGTTGTAGACAATGTTTCCTGACAAGTTACAAGGAGTAACCCTTGAGGATTAGTACAGACTACATAGTGTCGAGCAGTCAGTATACATCCATATAGTTGCAAAAAATCTTAGGCACATGCACTCATATTGGGTGAATTCCGGGTTTGGCGTGGGTTGCTCTGTGGATACCCATTGACCCACTTCAATTAATCGACTAAATTTCAGTTTTCCAAGTCCAAATAGTATATTCAGTTCATTGAGCTAAACTAGAATGGGTTAATCAGTACCCAAGAAGCCCCACTCGTGCCTAAGCCCTAGGTGAATTTTACAAACCTTGCAAATTCAACTCATCATATGACTAGCAGCCATGCGATACAAAGTCTCTTATCCTAGAGAAGATCAAGATACTGCAACACATTACATGAATCCCATTCCGACCAAAATTCCTTTTCAGAACGCTCTACTGGATCCAAAATTCCCCATCATATAACAAGCATGTACTGTAGATCGCACGAACCTTGCACAACAGGCAAATTCCAAATTCCGCTGTCATCAGTTTGCTCcaataccccccccccccccccccaaaaaaaaaaagaagtactgGAGAGCGCGCTACTGGGATTCATATCGCAGTCGGAGGCCACAGGGAGGACGGAGGAGTACCCACCtgtgcggccgccggcgccggtgacgagGACGGTGGGGCGGGCCGCGCTCGAGTCCGCCATGGAGATCGAGACGAAGACGAAGGCGACGAGTtcacgaggaggaggatttgggaAGCATCGAGAAGGTCGCGGCGGTTCGAGGGGGAGGGGTCGCGCTCGCGCATGCCAAGAGTGCGCGCGGCGGGGAAGGTGGCCACGTCACGCTTTGCTCGCCTCGTCCGGCCCAGCAAACAAGCTGCTTGGGTTTCACTTGTGTGTTGGGCCGCGAAGACGGGCTAAAACCCTAGCAAtcccctccgcctccgtcgtctTCACCttcgccaccgtcaccgccgccgccgccggccggagaGGAAGCCATGAGCGGCGCGGGCGGCACCGCCGACTTCTTCTACCGCGAGGCGCAGCGCCTCGGCTACGTCGCCCGCTCCGCGTTCAAGGTCAGCGCCTTCCTCCTCACCCCTCTCGCTCGTACGGTTTGCCAACTGCTCCCGTCTCACGCGAGGAGCCGCTTGCTCTGCCCGTCGCAGCTGATCCAGATACAGAAGCAGCACAAGCTCAtcgcccccggcgccgccgtcctcgacctCGGCTGCGCCCCCGGCGCGTGGCTCCAGGTGACGTTggatcccctcctctcctctcatcagCGCGATTTCGATTTAGCTCGGTGTTGCATTGTGTAGGTGGCGTGCCAGAACCTGGGTCCGCTCGAGAAGGGCGGGGTGATCGTCGGCGTCGATGTCAAGGTCAGTGGCGATCGAGTTGCCGTTCGTTAGTGAGGCTGATTTTGCCGACGGAATGGTTGGCCTGATTCGATGCTCGGTTGTTGCAGAGCAGAAGGTGAAGGTTCCATCTGCGCACTGTGACTCGAGGGTCAGGACCGTTTGCGCCGATGTGATGGCTCTGATGAAGCAGCAAGCTCGGGCAATGTCGCCACAGGTTCGATAGCTTGCTAATGATCATGATATGATTCAGCTTTTACTACCGATTTCCCTGGCTTAGTTCGTGGAAGGAATGGTACGAAGTTATACAAATTAGTTTCGTTTGATCCGAGGCTGCAATCTAGTTTGGTTTATTCTAATTTGTGAAATCTTAGTACTAACTGAACTCCATATGTATTCGATTGAGACTCATGATCTTTGCAAAGGAAAACAGTCTTGGAAGGTTCGCACCGAGGATTATTGGTGACTAGTGGTACTTGCGACAAGTGAACTACTCCCCTCGTCCCAAAATATTACAACTTTCAGTTCTctagatttgtcccaaaatataataacttcttcACCAATATTCTCTTAtcaaaccaatcacaacccttcaccattcaatccttatattctgggatagagggagtattagttTGTACAAATGACAGATGCTACTAATGTTTTACCAGAAAATGCATGCCTCCTTTTCATTCCTTGGGAAGAGCTAGGTACCAAAAATTCCCATGAAATTCCTTTCTTTCAAAGATAAAAGGTATGTACCCTATTTGTCGGTAGGCACGATGGAACCTGATAAAGTGGTTCTGCTACTAGCTAAATAAAATATGATGCCACCAGTTGTGGAGGTAAACGTGTATTTATTCAGTTTTGCCTCCAAATATCAATTTGTCAACTGGGAACACTACCACATAAGGTTGTAACTTGAGAAAAGCTGAGTTTACTTTAGTACGCACGCTGATAGACTACGAAACATGGTTTCATCAATCTTCCCACTACCAAGCTCGCTTCATCTGAATATCTTATTTCCTATGGTTAGAAAGGCTGAAGCAAGGATTACCAATTGTATTGCCCTGTAATCGCCATTGGTTATTTGATTCCCTTATTTTACAGGAACGAGGATTCTCTGTAATATTGTCAGACATGTGCCCAGTAGTTTCTGGAATTACAACCAAAGATGCGGCTATATCTTGCGAGCTGGGCATGCGTGCTCTTTCATTGGCAGTTGGTAAGATGAAAGCAAAAGATTCAGATTGCAttgcaattttagagaagtttcAGAGCTCCACTGAGCcagatcctgatgaagatggcaTTCTCCGTCGTGGAGGCAGCCTTGTAATTAAGTTTCTTGAGAATGAGGATATACCAGGTTATGACCAGCaatcatcttctatatgctagctattcttttttaaaaaaatcctaaCAAGACACCAAGTATAACTTATTATTCATTAAACTGTTAACTTTGTAGGTTTTGGCAAATTTTGCAAAGAGAAGTTCAAGAAAGTGTCCTTATTGAGACCCAAGGCGACAAGATCTAGTTCGAGGGAGATTTTCATGGTCTGTGAAGGTTTACGGTAGAAATAATAGAATGAAGAAGCAGTGCTGACACATTTGAATCTTTGTTGAACTGATTTGATTAGCAATTTTTCTTGTGCACCCCTGTCGCCACACTTTCAGGCCTTGGTATCAGGCAAGCAGTGTATACTTTTCCGGTAATCTTTTCAAGAAAGGCCATTTGCTAAATAGAAAAGCATGAAGCCCGTTCATGAACAATCATTGATGCAGTGTTCCCTTTGTTGCCGAAActaaccttaccaagttttggcaagGTAACAATctaaacaatgccaaaagttgCCTCCATTACCAAATTTTCATAATTCTAGAATCTTTTCGCACAACTTACTCTTCTTTGGCCTTATCAGATTCcaaaaaaattttggccaaaaatgCCACATctaatgtttggacacatgcatggagcattaaatgttggaaaaaaaacaattgtacaatttgcatgtaaattgcgagacaattCTTTTGTGTCTGATTacatttgacaatgtgatgctacagtaaacatttgctaatgatgaattaattaggcaataaattcgtctcgcagtttacaggcgggaatctgtaatttgttttgttattagtctatgtttaatacttcaaatgtgtgttcgcATATTTCAAAGTTTTTACATCCAAAGAACTATAAACACACCCTTATCCTTATCAAACattggtaatgccaaaatttgttactaccaaaatttggtaatgttgaTTTAGACATCAAAGTGAGCAACCTATATTAGTTGATTTAGGCATCAAAGTAAAGTTTTGCTTTTAGCTTTGTTCTGTGTGAAGGAAATGCAAATGAATTAGGACCCCCTTTGAAAAGTTCGAATCTTTTTCCAGATCACATTGAACTATTCCATCTGAAAAAACAGTGAACTTATCTAGTACTCGTGGGCTTGTGGCCCAGTTTAATCATCATCCGGTCATGCATGGCGTGTGCTCCGCCGGTGCAGGCCGCGGCTTCTCGGTCGCGCCACGCTGGCATCCACTTTCTCATGGCCCGGCGACGTACGGGACGGGCTCCACGTGTCACGCCGCCGCCCACAGCTTGGTCGTACTCCGGCGAGAGGAGAGATGGAGCCCACTTTCCGAAGAGATATGCTCCACTACCATTCCATATTTCCATTGCAGACCATTTTTCTAGCCTATCCATGGTTCGTCCTGAGTAATCAATGTTTGAGGCTGAGTTTGAACTACTGAGCTAAAGCTGGATCCACTGCAACCACGATATTGGACATGCAAAACTGTGGTTGCCCCATTGGTAGGGTAGGAGCGTAGCGTAGGAGCGTTCGAGGGCCAGGCAGTTGGACTTGCAGGTCCCAGATGTGCAATGATCGCCGCTAAACTAAcagtttttttgttctttttttttaataaatgccATAGccaattttttaaagcaacatatAGTTACTTTAAGCTAAAAGACAGTCGGCAGCATTGTGTCAAGAGTACTTTCAGCTACcgagtttttgttttttgaatTAAACCGTACTACTGTTGGAGTATATAGGAATTGAGAACTGTTGGGCTTCAAAGAGAGGCTCCCAAGTGCAGTGACCTGAAAGCTCAAGCTCAACCTGCGGCGTTCGTGCGGGTTTGGCACAGAGAATCCGCGGCGGAGCTCTAGACCATTCCGCCACTTTCGACCGACGCGGTTCCCGCGCATTCGCGAGTCGGTGCCACGTAACTCTCCCAACCCCCCTCCCACCACCAGCGACCTCACACCTTTCccactgacaagtgggtccctaCATGACCTGGTCCCACTAGTCATTCGGTAAACGAGTAGATTCCGCGGGGCGCGTCCCTTCCCGCCACCCGCAACGCCGCTGGACTCCACTCCACTCTCCTCGTCGCTTCGTTGCTGCACATCACCACCCACCGCGGTGGCACTCACTTCTATATTAGCTTAAGCGTGGTTGCTTGCTTTGCTTGCATAGCTTCGCC
Coding sequences:
- the LOC4334608 gene encoding uncharacterized protein At5g02240, coding for MADSSAARPTVLVTGAGGRTGNIVYNKLKERSDQFVVRGLVRTEESKQKIGGGNDVYIADIRDRDHLVPAVQGVDALIILTSAVPKMKPGFDPSKGGRPEFYYEDGMYPEQVDWIGQKNQIDTAKAAGVKHIVLVGSMGGTNPNHPLNSLGNGNILVWKRKSEQYLADSGVPYTIIRPGGLQDKDGGVRELIVGNDDELLQTDTKSIPRADVAEVCVQALQYEETKFKAFDLASKPEGTGTPTKDFKSLFSQVTARF
- the LOC4334609 gene encoding uncharacterized protein isoform X2 translates to MSGAGGTADFFYREAQRLGYVARSAFKLIQIQKQHKLIAPGAAVLDLGCAPGAWLQNLGPLEKGGVIVGVDVKKVKVPSAHCDSRVRTVCADVMALMKQQARAMSPQERGFSVILSDMCPVVSGITTKDAAISCELGMRALSLAVGKMKAKDSDCIAILEKFQSSTEPDPDEDGILRRGGSLVIKFLENEDIPGFGKFCKEKFKKVSLLRPKATRSSSREIFMVCEGLR
- the LOC4334609 gene encoding uncharacterized protein isoform X1 yields the protein MSGAGGTADFFYREAQRLGYVARSAFKLIQIQKQHKLIAPGAAVLDLGCAPGAWLQVACQNLGPLEKGGVIVGVDVKKVKVPSAHCDSRVRTVCADVMALMKQQARAMSPQERGFSVILSDMCPVVSGITTKDAAISCELGMRALSLAVGKMKAKDSDCIAILEKFQSSTEPDPDEDGILRRGGSLVIKFLENEDIPGFGKFCKEKFKKVSLLRPKATRSSSREIFMVCEGLR